In one window of Henckelia pumila isolate YLH828 chromosome 1, ASM3356847v2, whole genome shotgun sequence DNA:
- the LOC140873972 gene encoding uncharacterized protein: MKLRVLPDESISEFCVSLPSGEELKSSSVVRNCKVQMQSLVLCADFIVLKMVNFDAILGMDWLTWHEVIIDCKRKTVSVIDQNGKSLVFRTTSKKSAPGMISAGTAWKLLSNGCTGFLASLIGDLEVQRPKLGEVEVVKDFSEVFSDDVAGLPLVRKVEFGIELLPETKPASKAPYRLAPTEMKELKDQLQELLDKGTDIPCPEIDELFDQLQGAEVFSKIDLRTGYHQLKVKDADV; this comes from the exons ATGAAATTGAGGGTCTTGCCGGATGAATCTATTTCGGAATTTTGTGTGTCGTTACCCTCAGGAGAAGAACTGAAAAGTAGTAGTGTGGTAAGAAATTGCAAGGTTCAGATGCAGAGTCTAGTTTTGTGCgcagattttattgttttgaaaatGGTGAATTTTGATGCAATTCTTGGGATGGACTGGTTGACTTGGCATGAGGTTATTATTGACTGCAAACGAAAAACTGTCTCTGTGATAGATCAGAACGGGAAATCATTGGTGTTCCGCACTACGTCTAAGAAGAGTGCACCAGGTATGATTTCTGCAGGAACAGCCTGGAAATTATTGAGTAATGGGTGTACAGGATTTCTTGCGAGTCTAATTGGTGATCTGGAGGTACAGCGACCGAAACTTGGGGAAGTGGAGGTAGTGAAAGATTTTTCGGAAGTCTTTTCCGATGATGTTGCGGGATTGCCTCTAGTCAGGAAAGTCGAATTTGGGATAGAATTGTTGCCTGAAACTAAGCCAgcttctaaggcaccgtacagattggcaCCAACCGAGATGAAAGAATTAAAGGATCAGTTGCAAGAGTTGCTAGATAAGGG aacagatatcccttGCCCAGAAATAGACGAATTGTTCGACCAATTGCAAGGGGCAGAGGTGTTCTCAAAAATCGATCTACGAACAGGTTACCATCAACTGAAGGTAAAAGATGCAGATGTGTAG